From the genome of uncultured Bacteroides sp.:
AATCGACAAAGCAATCGTGCTTTAAATCATAGCAACTATAAAGCTCTGCAGAAGTATTTATCCATAAGAAACCATTTTTATCTTCTTCCAGATCATAAATCCGATGGTCTACCAAAGAGAGATTATTTCCAAACTGCGGTTTAAAGGTAAGAAATGAGTTTCCATCATAACGGCATAAGCCATTAAGAGTACCCATCCAAATAAAGCCTTTACTATCCTGAAAAATATATCGAACAGAATTGTTAGCTAAGCCATTACTTGTAGTAATCTGTTTGGAGCGTATTTCTATTGACGCAAAAGAACGCAGTATAAAGAATAAAAAAAGAAGTAAAAAAAGGGATTGCTTTTTCATGTTAAAAACATTAAGATTATATTGCTAAGCAAAAGTATAAAAAATAATCATTAGCTTTTGCCTAACAATATAAATCTTTTCAGAAAGTAAAAGTCTAAATCGTATTATTAACAAACTTCATCTAAAATACAATATCAATCCATGTGAAAGACTTCCTTCAGAGGTATTGAAACCGGAGAATTATCCGGATTTGTATCCATTATATCGGCCATGTAATCCCACCATTTCTGAACAATCGGGTTATCTCCCTGATCTTGTGAACTACCACCTTCTGTTTTTTGACATGCAAAAAGAATATTTGTATCCTTATCCCAATAAATAGAATAATCTGAAACGCCACCCTCCTGAAGCATTTTTTTCAATTCAGGCCAGATTGCCGCATGTCTTTTTTCATACTCTTCTTCGAAGCCAGGCTTCAGATACATTTTAAAAGCTTCTCTTTTCATTGTGTTTTTCTTTTTAATTTGTTTTTATCTTAGGTTAATGTAAACAGGTTTATCTCTGTCACATTTAATTTCTCCATTTTCATATTCTAGTTTTCCTACCTGAACGGAACTACGTCTGGTTTGGTAATTATCTAATTTACCGGATGGTGTAGCCACTCTTCCCGGATGTGTAAAATAGAAAATATACGCATTACCATTATTCACAACCACATCTGCATGTAAACCATTGGTTCCATCATCAATTCCTTTACCGGGTTCTTTAAGAATATTATGCTCCTGACGTCTCCAGTTTTCCATATCATCTGATGAATAAACAGCCTGTCCGTTCCAGTTATCTACAATCATAAAATACTTTCCTTTCCATGCAAAAACCTTAGGCCCCTCACCTGCACGATCGCCAATAACTTTTCCTTTATTTTCCCATGTATTCAGATCCTTGCTTTGTGCGTAATAAATAGATTTATGATCTTTTTCATTGTTGTAATACATACGCCACATTCCATCTGGAGCTTTAACAATGCAAGCGTCAATCACTTTATCCGAAGCTAAAGATATTTTAGAATTAAATTTCCAGTCTACCAAGCTTGAACTTGTAAGGTGAACTATCTCTCTTGGATGACTCCAGTCTGTAAAGATACCGGGAACAACAGTAAGGAACATGTGATAAATTCCATTATTCTCAACAATATCCGGAGCCCAGTAAGTTACATCTTTTGAACCATAATTAATATTGGCTGTGCCACGATACTTCCATGAAGTGCCATCTGTTGATTCAGCAATGCCGATCGGAGTTCCATGCACCCAGTCAACACCCTTGCTATTAGTCATATTTGCCCGTCTATTTGTATAGAACATAAACCATTTTTGTTCTTGCTTATTCCATACAACAATAGGATCAGCAGCTCCATCGTAAACCGGATCTTTGAATAACGGCTTATCAGCAGCTTTATAATCTTTAGATAAAGCTGCCTTATTTACGTATTGATTTAAAGGGCAGTTTGGTAAATCAAGTACCCCTTCAACAGCTGACTTTGCGTTTAAAATAGCTCCATCAAAAGTAGTATGAACATTATCTTTATAATAAGCTTTTGTTTTTTCTATTCCAAGAGACTCGAACTTACGGGCACTACGATCATTCACGTCAATATAATATGCGCCTTCTTGTTCTGCAACCTCTTTTGACCATTTACCATAAGTTTCGTCGCAACG
Proteins encoded in this window:
- the rhaM gene encoding L-rhamnose mutarotase, which translates into the protein MKREAFKMYLKPGFEEEYEKRHAAIWPELKKMLQEGGVSDYSIYWDKDTNILFACQKTEGGSSQDQGDNPIVQKWWDYMADIMDTNPDNSPVSIPLKEVFHMD
- a CDS encoding GDSL-type esterase/lipase family protein translates to MFSADANVGSPETIIAGSSRKTENAPVIFVIGDSTAKNGQGKGDGDMWGWAAFFDNFFDTNKITLENHALGGMSSRTFLTAGLWEKVLSGIKKEDYLIIQFGHNDCGPLNTGRARASLKGSGEDSETVIMERTGGPEEVFTFGHYLRLYIRQAKAHGAIPIVLSHTPGNRWTGEKMDRCDETYGKWSKEVAEQEGAYYIDVNDRSARKFESLGIEKTKAYYKDNVHTTFDGAILNAKSAVEGVLDLPNCPLNQYVNKAALSKDYKAADKPLFKDPVYDGAADPIVVWNKQEQKWFMFYTNRRANMTNSKGVDWVHGTPIGIAESTDGTSWKYRGTANINYGSKDVTYWAPDIVENNGIYHMFLTVVPGIFTDWSHPREIVHLTSSSLVDWKFNSKISLASDKVIDACIVKAPDGMWRMYYNNEKDHKSIYYAQSKDLNTWENKGKVIGDRAGEGPKVFAWKGKYFMIVDNWNGQAVYSSDDMENWRRQEHNILKEPGKGIDDGTNGLHADVVVNNGNAYIFYFTHPGRVATPSGKLDNYQTRRSSVQVGKLEYENGEIKCDRDKPVYINLR